A DNA window from Rhodococcus sp. Z13 contains the following coding sequences:
- a CDS encoding amino-acid N-acetyltransferase, producing the protein MVVRRARTSDVPEIKRLIDIYAGKILLEKNLVTLYESVQEFWVAELGGRVVGCGALHVLWADLGEVRTVAVDPTVKGRGAGHLIVSRLIEVARDLELERLFVLTFEVDFFARHGFTEIQGTPVTAEVYAEMCRSYDTGVAEFLDLSYVKPNTLGNTRMLLTL; encoded by the coding sequence ATGGTCGTGCGGCGCGCCCGAACCTCCGACGTGCCCGAGATCAAGCGGCTCATCGACATCTACGCGGGCAAGATCCTGCTCGAGAAGAACCTCGTGACGCTGTACGAGTCCGTCCAGGAGTTCTGGGTGGCCGAACTCGGCGGGCGCGTGGTGGGGTGCGGTGCCCTCCACGTGCTGTGGGCGGATCTCGGGGAGGTGCGCACGGTGGCCGTCGATCCCACCGTGAAAGGCCGCGGTGCCGGTCACCTGATCGTGTCCCGCCTGATCGAGGTCGCCCGCGATCTCGAACTGGAACGGCTGTTCGTGCTCACCTTCGAGGTCGACTTCTTCGCGCGCCACGGGTTCACCGAGATCCAGGGGACTCCGGTGACGGCCGAGGTCTACGCCGAGATGTGCCGGTCGTACGATACCGGCGTCGCCGAATTCCTGGATCTGAGCTATGTGAAACCCAACACGCTCGGCAACACCCGGATGCTGCTCACCCTCTGA
- a CDS encoding ribonuclease J, giving the protein MSRPSRGRGRATRNAGPPSSRPARRVVQNSAATQRPDARVVDPTDRLGPPPKAPKNGLRVVALGGIGEIGRNMTVFEHQGRILIVDCGVLFPEDQQPGVDLILPDFRYIEDRMDDVEAIVLTHGHEDHIGAVPFLLRLRPDIPVVGSKFTLALVAAKCREHRQRPNLVEVVEGQTTVHGPFECEYFAVNHSIPDAIAVAIRTAAGVALHTGDIKLDQLPLDNRLTDLAGFSRLGDEGVDLFLVDSTNAEVPGFVTPEREIGGVLDTVIGKAKNRVIVASFASHVHRIQQIVDVAERHNRRVAFVGRSMVRNMQIAQELGYLRVPEGLEVDIDTAANLPDDRIVLVSTGSQGEPLSALSRMARGEHRQINIRADDLVVLASSLIPGNENSVFAVVNGLAKRGAKVVTQQNAKVHVSGHASAGELLFLYNAVRPTNAMPVHGEWRHLRANAALAESTGVPKDRIVLAEDGVVVDMVDGLAEIVGRVPVGHVYVDGLSVGDVGESTLSDRLVLGEGGFISISVAVDATTGRAVSTPEVSGRGFSDDPEALNEAAQLVDKALNELAAEGVTETHRIAQGIRRVVGRWVAETYRRRPMIVPTVIPVS; this is encoded by the coding sequence ATGAGCCGCCCCTCGCGCGGCCGGGGCCGCGCCACCCGGAACGCCGGACCGCCCTCGTCGCGTCCGGCCCGCCGGGTCGTGCAGAACTCGGCTGCCACGCAGCGGCCCGACGCCCGCGTGGTGGATCCCACCGACCGGCTGGGTCCGCCGCCGAAGGCGCCGAAGAACGGCCTGCGTGTGGTCGCGCTCGGGGGCATCGGCGAGATCGGTCGCAACATGACCGTCTTCGAGCACCAGGGCCGGATCCTCATCGTCGACTGCGGCGTGCTGTTCCCCGAGGACCAGCAGCCCGGCGTCGACCTGATCCTCCCCGACTTCCGGTACATCGAGGACCGGATGGACGACGTCGAGGCGATCGTCCTCACCCACGGTCACGAGGATCACATCGGCGCGGTGCCGTTCCTGCTGCGCCTGCGCCCCGACATCCCGGTCGTGGGTTCGAAGTTCACGCTCGCGCTGGTGGCGGCCAAGTGCCGCGAGCACCGGCAGCGCCCCAACCTCGTCGAGGTCGTCGAGGGGCAGACCACCGTGCACGGCCCGTTCGAGTGCGAGTACTTCGCCGTCAACCACTCGATCCCGGACGCGATCGCCGTGGCGATCCGCACCGCCGCCGGCGTCGCCCTGCACACCGGCGACATCAAGCTCGACCAGCTGCCGCTCGACAACCGGCTCACCGACCTCGCGGGCTTCTCCCGCCTCGGCGACGAGGGCGTCGACCTGTTCCTGGTCGACTCCACCAACGCGGAGGTCCCCGGCTTCGTCACGCCCGAACGCGAGATCGGCGGTGTCCTCGACACCGTCATCGGCAAGGCGAAGAACCGCGTCATCGTGGCGTCCTTCGCCAGCCACGTGCACCGCATCCAGCAGATCGTCGACGTCGCCGAGCGCCACAACCGGCGCGTGGCGTTCGTGGGCCGGTCCATGGTGCGAAACATGCAGATCGCGCAGGAACTCGGCTATCTCCGCGTGCCGGAGGGCCTCGAGGTCGACATCGACACCGCCGCGAACCTGCCCGACGACCGGATCGTGCTGGTCTCCACCGGTTCGCAGGGCGAGCCGCTGTCGGCGCTGTCGCGGATGGCCCGCGGGGAACACCGGCAGATCAACATCCGCGCCGACGACCTCGTCGTGCTCGCCTCCTCGCTCATCCCGGGCAACGAGAACTCGGTGTTCGCCGTGGTCAACGGGCTCGCCAAGCGCGGCGCCAAGGTCGTGACCCAGCAGAACGCCAAGGTGCACGTCTCCGGGCACGCCTCTGCCGGTGAGCTGCTGTTCCTGTACAACGCGGTGCGTCCCACCAACGCGATGCCGGTGCACGGCGAGTGGCGGCACCTGCGCGCCAACGCCGCGCTGGCCGAATCCACCGGCGTGCCGAAGGACCGCATCGTGCTCGCGGAGGACGGCGTGGTCGTCGACATGGTCGACGGACTCGCCGAGATCGTGGGCCGGGTCCCGGTCGGTCACGTCTACGTCGACGGTCTGTCCGTCGGCGACGTGGGCGAGTCGACGCTGTCCGACCGCCTCGTCCTCGGTGAGGGCGGCTTCATCTCCATCTCGGTGGCGGTGGACGCCACCACCGGCCGGGCCGTGAGCACCCCGGAGGTCTCCGGACGCGGCTTCTCCGACGACCCGGAGGCGCTGAACGAGGCGGCACAGCTCGTCGACAAGGCGCTCAACGAGCTCGCCGCCGAGGGCGTGACCGAGACCCACCGCATCGCGCAGGGCATCCGCCGGGTCGTCGGCCGCTGGGTCGCGGAGACCTATCGCCGCCGCCCGATGATCGTGCCCACGGTGATCCCGGTCTCCTGA
- a CDS encoding toxin-antitoxin system HicB family antitoxin, which produces MNIDKYTAAITEAVIAAAELGDEQTRRTAAALATAIAAPARLAVLAALSDMANEITEELGDRTVSVRLDGTDAVVAVHEEATPPHEDPVPTFEEMTGDISRVTLRLVEQIKSKAEEAAAQSGLSLNSWVAQAVQGALREQMRYQRRADEWRRQSGWTKSTSPSPAESEAPGTGTTDTGSTGTPGPQDPTGPDDTTGHDDA; this is translated from the coding sequence ATGAACATCGACAAGTACACCGCCGCCATCACCGAGGCGGTGATCGCCGCCGCGGAACTCGGGGACGAACAGACCCGCCGCACCGCGGCCGCTCTGGCCACGGCGATCGCCGCTCCGGCCCGCCTCGCGGTACTCGCCGCGTTGTCGGACATGGCGAACGAGATCACCGAGGAACTCGGCGACCGGACGGTGTCGGTGCGACTCGACGGCACGGACGCGGTGGTCGCGGTGCACGAGGAGGCCACTCCCCCGCACGAGGACCCGGTCCCGACGTTCGAGGAGATGACCGGCGACATCAGCCGTGTGACCCTGCGGCTCGTCGAGCAGATCAAGAGCAAGGCCGAGGAGGCCGCGGCCCAGAGCGGGCTGTCCCTCAACTCGTGGGTGGCCCAGGCGGTACAGGGCGCGCTCCGCGAGCAGATGCGTTACCAGCGACGCGCCGACGAGTGGCGCCGCCAGTCGGGCTGGACGAAGTCCACCTCCCCCTCCCCGGCCGAATCCGAGGCTCCCGGGACCGGCACCACGGACACGGGATCCACCGGCACACCCGGCCCCCAGGACCCCACCGGCCCCGACGACACGACCGGACACGACGACGCCTGA
- a CDS encoding SRPBCC family protein: MAVSSTRSFEIDATPEQVMAAIAAVDRLPEWSPTHKSVTIESTHPDGRPHRVRMTVSIVGITDEQVVDYTWNGDESMSWTLVESSQQRQQDGAYTLTPKGSGTAVEFALTIDPKIPIPGFLVRRAEKMALDIAGKGLKSFTEKNYR, encoded by the coding sequence ATGGCGGTCAGCAGTACCCGGAGTTTCGAGATCGACGCAACCCCGGAGCAGGTGATGGCAGCGATCGCCGCGGTCGACCGCCTGCCGGAATGGTCGCCCACCCACAAGTCCGTCACCATCGAGTCCACGCACCCCGACGGCCGCCCGCACCGCGTGCGGATGACCGTCTCCATCGTCGGCATCACCGACGAGCAGGTCGTCGACTACACCTGGAACGGCGACGAATCCATGTCGTGGACGCTCGTGGAGAGCAGCCAGCAGCGCCAGCAGGACGGCGCCTACACGCTCACCCCGAAGGGTTCGGGCACCGCGGTGGAGTTCGCGCTCACCATCGACCCGAAGATCCCGATCCCCGGCTTCCTCGTGCGCCGCGCCGAGAAGATGGCCCTCGACATCGCCGGCAAGGGCCTGAAGAGCTTCACGGAGAAGAATTACCGCTGA
- a CDS encoding TIGR03085 family metal-binding protein, with protein MSLARSERHALVRTMSEVGPDAPTLCGDWTVRDLAAHLLVRERRVDGMPGIVVPALAGHTEKLRKQATDRQWAHLLADLDSGPPKWSPFFLVDAVANATEMFVHHEDVRRARPGWEPRTLPSSEQDQLWRFARMIARTGYRGCDLTVVFERSDTGEQVTVRKRGPRTVVLRGEPAELLLHAFGRDEVRLDVDGEEAWVAELNASQRGV; from the coding sequence ATGAGCCTCGCCCGTAGCGAACGACACGCCCTCGTCCGCACCATGTCCGAGGTCGGACCCGACGCACCCACCCTGTGCGGCGACTGGACGGTCCGGGACCTGGCCGCCCACCTGCTCGTCCGTGAGCGGCGCGTGGACGGCATGCCCGGCATCGTCGTCCCCGCCCTCGCCGGGCACACCGAGAAGCTGCGCAAGCAGGCCACGGACCGGCAGTGGGCGCACCTGCTCGCCGACCTCGACTCGGGTCCCCCGAAGTGGTCGCCGTTCTTCCTGGTCGACGCCGTCGCCAACGCGACCGAGATGTTCGTCCACCACGAGGACGTGCGCCGCGCGCGGCCGGGTTGGGAGCCGCGGACCCTGCCGAGTTCCGAACAGGACCAGCTCTGGCGGTTCGCCCGGATGATCGCCCGCACCGGCTACCGCGGCTGCGACCTCACCGTCGTCTTCGAACGCTCCGACACGGGGGAGCAGGTCACCGTCCGCAAGCGCGGCCCGCGGACGGTGGTGCTGCGCGGCGAACCCGCCGAACTCCTCCTGCACGCCTTCGGTCGCGACGAGGTACGGCTCGACGTCGACGGCGAGGAGGCCTGGGTCGCCGAGTTGAACGCCTCCCAGCGGGGCGTGTGA
- a CDS encoding YciI family protein: MALFAVEYTYSESTVTGRDEHRPEHRAWLSGLVDQGTVRATGPWTDGSGALILVEADDEAAAHEVMAQDPFAKRGLIDAVRITGWNPVMGVFNA, translated from the coding sequence ATGGCCCTGTTCGCAGTCGAGTACACCTACTCGGAGTCGACCGTCACCGGCCGCGACGAGCACCGCCCGGAGCACCGGGCCTGGCTCTCCGGTCTCGTCGACCAGGGCACCGTGCGGGCGACCGGCCCGTGGACGGACGGTTCGGGCGCGCTGATCCTCGTCGAGGCGGACGACGAGGCCGCGGCCCACGAAGTGATGGCCCAGGACCCCTTCGCGAAGCGCGGCCTCATCGACGCCGTGCGCATCACCGGGTGGAACCCGGTGATGGGCGTGTTCAACGCCTGA
- a CDS encoding flavodoxin family protein — MSDGPDGTRTLLVVHHTPSPPTREILEAVLAGANDPEITGVTVRAVPALGATVPDVLAADGYLFGTTANFGYMSGALKHFFDTVYYPCLDAVAGRPYGLWVHGNNDTAGAVASVRKLVVGLGLTQAAGDVEITGPIDAGVRERCYELGATVAVTVAGEL, encoded by the coding sequence ATGTCCGATGGTCCCGACGGGACCCGCACCCTCCTCGTCGTGCACCACACTCCGTCCCCACCGACCCGCGAGATCCTCGAGGCGGTGCTGGCGGGGGCGAACGACCCGGAGATCACCGGCGTCACGGTGCGAGCCGTACCGGCACTGGGGGCGACCGTGCCGGACGTGCTGGCCGCCGACGGCTACCTGTTCGGCACCACGGCCAACTTCGGGTACATGTCCGGTGCGCTCAAGCACTTCTTCGACACGGTCTACTATCCGTGCCTCGATGCCGTCGCGGGTCGTCCCTACGGCCTGTGGGTGCACGGCAACAACGACACCGCGGGCGCGGTCGCCTCGGTGCGCAAGCTCGTGGTGGGCCTCGGTCTGACCCAGGCCGCCGGGGACGTGGAGATCACCGGCCCGATCGATGCGGGTGTGCGGGAGCGGTGCTACGAACTCGGCGCGACGGTCGCGGTGACCGTCGCAGGCGAGCTGTAG
- the thyX gene encoding FAD-dependent thymidylate synthase, translating to MARPPAEPEVRLIATTEFHPPRDVDWETDADGGEALIEFAGRACYQSWSKPNPRTATNAGYLRHLLTVGHLSVLEHATATFYITGISRSCTHELIRHRHFSFSQLSQRFVADGDVPVVVPPAIEGDPGLEELFLAAAERSREAYVALLAALDEKLSHLPAGPLRAKQVREAARAVLPNATETRIVVTGNFRSWRHFVAMRATEHADVEIRRLAVECVRQLAKAAPNAFSDFTISALPDGSEIAVPGLATDI from the coding sequence ATGGCCCGACCGCCCGCCGAACCGGAGGTTCGGCTCATCGCCACGACCGAGTTCCATCCGCCCCGCGACGTCGACTGGGAGACCGACGCCGACGGCGGTGAGGCGCTCATCGAGTTCGCCGGCCGCGCCTGCTACCAGAGCTGGTCCAAACCCAACCCGCGGACCGCCACGAACGCCGGCTACCTGCGGCACCTGCTCACCGTCGGACATCTGTCGGTGCTCGAGCACGCCACCGCGACCTTCTACATCACCGGCATCTCCCGCTCGTGCACCCACGAACTGATCCGCCACCGGCACTTCTCGTTCTCCCAGCTGTCGCAGCGTTTCGTGGCCGACGGGGACGTGCCGGTGGTGGTGCCGCCCGCGATCGAGGGCGATCCCGGACTCGAGGAGCTGTTCCTCGCCGCCGCCGAACGCAGCCGCGAGGCCTACGTCGCGCTGCTGGCCGCCCTCGACGAGAAGCTCTCGCACCTGCCCGCGGGTCCGCTGCGCGCCAAGCAGGTTCGCGAGGCGGCCCGCGCGGTGCTGCCCAACGCCACCGAGACCCGCATCGTGGTGACGGGGAACTTCCGGTCCTGGCGGCACTTCGTGGCCATGCGCGCCACCGAACACGCCGACGTCGAGATCCGGCGACTGGCGGTCGAATGCGTCCGTCAGCTGGCGAAGGCCGCCCCGAACGCGTTCTCGGACTTCACGATCAGCGCGTTGCCGGACGGCAGCGAGATCGCCGTGCCGGGCCTGGCGACCGATATCTGA
- a CDS encoding TerC family protein: MHVTLTTWLVTIAVIIGLFVFDFFAHVRKPHAPTLRESGFWSAVFIAIAVLFGGIVFLLWGPTYGGEYFAGYITEKALSVDNLFVFVIIMATFSVPREYQQKVLTIGIVLALAMRGAFIAVGAAAINAYSWVFYLFGFFLVYTAIKLIRDHDEDPKEISENKLVVVARKILPVHDEYDGDRLVTRRNGRRMVTPMLLALVTIGFTDILFALDSIPAIYGLTSEPYLVFTANAFALMGLRQLFFLIGGLLERLVYLSYGLSIILAFIGVKLVLHALHENTLGWINGGEHVAVPEISTAVSLIVIVGVLTVTTVASLLKTRGADRRERAEEPVRR; the protein is encoded by the coding sequence ATGCACGTCACCCTGACGACCTGGCTCGTCACGATCGCCGTCATCATCGGTCTGTTCGTCTTCGACTTCTTCGCCCACGTCCGCAAACCGCACGCACCCACGCTGCGCGAGTCCGGTTTCTGGTCGGCGGTCTTCATCGCGATCGCGGTCCTGTTCGGCGGGATCGTGTTCTTGTTGTGGGGACCGACCTACGGCGGCGAGTACTTCGCCGGCTACATCACCGAGAAGGCGCTGTCGGTCGACAACCTGTTCGTCTTCGTCATCATCATGGCCACCTTCTCCGTGCCCCGGGAGTACCAGCAGAAGGTGCTCACCATCGGCATCGTGCTGGCCCTGGCGATGCGCGGCGCGTTCATCGCCGTCGGTGCGGCCGCGATCAACGCCTACAGCTGGGTGTTCTACCTTTTCGGCTTCTTCCTCGTGTACACCGCGATCAAACTGATCCGCGACCACGACGAGGACCCGAAGGAGATCTCCGAGAACAAGCTGGTCGTGGTGGCGCGAAAGATCCTGCCCGTGCACGACGAGTACGACGGCGACCGGCTCGTCACGCGCCGCAACGGCCGGCGGATGGTCACCCCGATGCTGCTCGCGCTGGTCACCATCGGGTTCACCGACATCCTCTTCGCGCTCGACTCGATCCCCGCGATCTACGGCCTGACCTCCGAGCCGTACCTGGTGTTCACCGCCAACGCGTTCGCCCTCATGGGTCTGCGCCAGCTGTTCTTCCTCATCGGCGGGCTGCTCGAGCGCCTCGTCTACCTGTCCTACGGCCTGTCGATCATCCTGGCGTTCATCGGCGTGAAGCTGGTGCTGCACGCCCTGCACGAGAACACCCTCGGCTGGATCAACGGCGGCGAGCACGTCGCCGTTCCGGAGATCTCCACCGCCGTGTCGCTGATCGTGATCGTCGGGGTCCTGACCGTCACGACGGTCGCGAGCCTGCTGAAGACGCGCGGCGCGGACCGTCGTGAACGGGCGGAGGAGCCGGTCAGGCGTTGA
- a CDS encoding DNA translocase FtsK, with protein sequence MAGKSSGSRGSSSTTSRSRTGARSSGGSTTRSSGSAKSRSSARTSKSASAKSSAATKSAGSASRPSARKSTPARRSGSGGRAPARASSASRRPTPARPRRSSGGLLTAVGRTVGTGWMMTARAVGATTRTMSRATEIEAGHRRDAVALGLISLGVIVAGTVWFGVGGPVGEWIEAAVRAVTGGASAVLPLVAVGIAVALMRTEPHPEIRPRLVVGGLLVGLSALGLWHIASGSPTDAEGRSGGAGFVGAAVGGPLTAGLTIWLSVPLMFLAGGFGILLLTGTTVRELPDLFRDYFGVGYRDEYDYDEYDEPYDDDFRGYDEPPMFDADGYPVEDAAPKRSRRRRTPVENYPPDEFDGDARTEVLPLWDEEPAPAPDGPPATLEMPAVDDAPAATPAPAPAPAPRKKAKATPPAAVADNTVEPETMEPIVRDREVEGDYTLPSLELLTKGDPPKTRSAANDQMIEAITEVLEQFKIDAAVTGFTRGPTVTRYEVELGPGVKVEKITALARNIAYAVATDNVRLLAPIPGKSAVGIEVPNTDRELVRLSDVLAAPSTRRDHHPLVIGLGKDIEGDFVSANLAKMPHLLVAGSTGSGKSSFVNSMLVSLLIRATPDEVRMILIDPKMVELTPYEGIPHLITPIITQPKKAAAALAWLVEEMEQRYQDMQANRVRHIDDFNAKVKSGEITAPLGSERVYRPYPYILAIVDELADLMMTAPRDVEDAIVRITQKARAAGIHLVLATQRPSVDVVTGLIKTNVPSRLAFATSSLTDSRVILDQPGAEKLIGMGDGLFLPMGAGKPIRLQGAFITDEEIAAVVDFTKNQAEPEYNEGVTAPKAGDKKDVDPDIGDDLDLFLQAVELVVTSQFGSTSMLQRKLRVGFAKAGRLMDLMETREIVGPSEGSKAREVLVKPEELDGLLYTLRGGGELPADGATGGE encoded by the coding sequence ATGGCAGGAAAGTCGTCGGGCAGCCGCGGATCGTCGTCTACGACCTCACGGTCGCGGACGGGGGCCCGCAGCTCCGGCGGTAGCACGACCCGGTCGAGCGGTTCCGCGAAGAGCCGGTCGAGCGCCCGGACCTCGAAGTCCGCCTCGGCGAAATCCTCGGCCGCGACGAAATCGGCCGGTTCCGCGAGCCGGCCCTCGGCCCGTAAGTCCACGCCCGCCCGCCGCAGTGGATCCGGCGGTCGCGCCCCCGCCCGGGCGTCGTCCGCCTCGCGGCGTCCCACCCCGGCACGGCCCCGCCGCAGTTCCGGCGGTCTCCTCACCGCGGTCGGCCGCACGGTCGGCACCGGCTGGATGATGACGGCCCGGGCCGTGGGCGCCACGACCCGCACCATGAGCCGCGCCACCGAGATCGAGGCCGGGCACCGCCGCGACGCAGTCGCTCTCGGACTCATCTCGCTCGGGGTGATCGTCGCCGGCACCGTGTGGTTCGGCGTCGGCGGCCCGGTGGGGGAGTGGATCGAGGCGGCGGTGCGAGCCGTCACCGGCGGGGCGAGCGCCGTGCTGCCCCTGGTCGCCGTCGGCATCGCCGTGGCCCTCATGCGGACCGAACCGCACCCCGAGATCCGTCCCCGCCTCGTCGTCGGTGGGCTGCTCGTCGGCCTGTCGGCCCTGGGACTGTGGCACATCGCCTCCGGATCACCCACCGACGCGGAGGGACGCTCCGGCGGTGCCGGATTCGTGGGAGCGGCCGTCGGCGGCCCGCTGACCGCCGGCCTGACCATCTGGCTGTCCGTCCCGCTGATGTTCCTGGCGGGAGGCTTCGGCATCCTGCTCCTCACCGGCACCACCGTGCGTGAGCTGCCGGATCTGTTCCGCGACTACTTCGGCGTCGGCTACCGCGACGAGTACGACTACGACGAGTACGACGAGCCCTACGACGACGACTTCCGCGGCTACGACGAACCCCCGATGTTCGACGCGGACGGCTATCCGGTCGAGGATGCCGCCCCGAAGCGCTCGCGCCGCCGCCGCACCCCGGTCGAGAACTACCCGCCCGACGAGTTCGACGGCGACGCCCGCACCGAGGTGCTGCCGCTGTGGGACGAGGAGCCGGCGCCCGCACCCGACGGCCCTCCCGCGACGCTGGAGATGCCGGCGGTCGACGACGCTCCCGCCGCCACGCCCGCCCCGGCGCCGGCGCCCGCCCCGCGGAAGAAGGCCAAGGCCACCCCGCCGGCCGCGGTCGCCGACAACACCGTCGAACCCGAGACGATGGAACCGATCGTCCGCGACCGCGAGGTCGAGGGCGACTACACGCTGCCCTCGCTGGAACTGCTCACCAAGGGCGACCCGCCCAAGACCCGGTCCGCCGCGAACGACCAGATGATCGAGGCGATCACCGAGGTCCTCGAACAGTTCAAGATCGACGCCGCGGTCACCGGCTTCACCCGGGGCCCGACCGTCACCCGCTACGAGGTCGAACTCGGCCCGGGCGTGAAGGTCGAGAAGATCACCGCACTCGCCCGCAACATCGCGTACGCGGTCGCCACCGACAACGTCCGGCTGCTCGCCCCGATCCCCGGCAAGTCCGCCGTCGGTATCGAGGTGCCGAACACCGACCGCGAACTGGTACGCCTGTCGGACGTGCTCGCCGCGCCGTCCACCCGCCGCGACCACCACCCCCTGGTGATCGGTCTCGGCAAGGACATCGAGGGCGACTTCGTCTCCGCCAACCTCGCGAAGATGCCGCACCTGCTGGTCGCCGGCTCCACCGGCTCCGGTAAGTCCAGCTTCGTCAACTCGATGCTCGTGTCGCTGCTCATCCGCGCGACGCCCGACGAGGTGCGGATGATCCTCATCGACCCGAAGATGGTCGAGCTCACCCCCTACGAGGGCATCCCGCACCTGATCACGCCGATCATCACGCAGCCGAAGAAGGCCGCGGCGGCGCTCGCGTGGCTCGTCGAGGAGATGGAGCAGCGCTACCAGGACATGCAGGCCAACCGGGTGCGCCACATCGACGACTTCAACGCGAAGGTGAAGTCCGGGGAGATCACCGCACCGCTCGGCAGCGAACGCGTGTACCGGCCGTATCCGTACATCCTCGCGATCGTCGACGAGCTGGCCGACCTGATGATGACGGCCCCGCGCGACGTCGAGGACGCCATCGTCCGCATCACCCAGAAGGCCCGTGCCGCCGGCATCCACCTGGTGCTGGCCACCCAGCGACCCTCGGTCGACGTCGTCACCGGCCTGATCAAGACCAACGTGCCGTCGCGGCTCGCGTTCGCCACGAGCTCGCTGACCGACTCCCGCGTCATCCTCGACCAGCCCGGCGCCGAGAAGCTCATCGGCATGGGCGACGGCCTGTTCCTGCCGATGGGTGCGGGCAAGCCGATCCGCCTGCAGGGCGCGTTCATCACCGACGAAGAGATCGCGGCGGTCGTCGACTTCACCAAGAACCAGGCCGAACCCGAGTACAACGAGGGCGTCACCGCCCCCAAGGCCGGGGACAAGAAGGACGTCGACCCCGACATCGGCGACGATCTCGACCTGTTCCTGCAGGCCGTCGAACTCGTCGTCACGAGCCAGTTCGGGTCGACGTCGATGCTGCAGCGCAAGCTCCGCGTCGGTTTCGCCAAGGCCGGGCGCCTGATGGACCTGATGGAGACCCGCGAGATCGTGGGTCCCAGCGAGGGCAGCAAGGCCCGGGAGGTGCTGGTCAAGCCCGAGGAACTCGACGGGCTGCTCTACACCCTCCGCGGGGGTGGGGAGCTGCCGGCGGACGGGGCGACCGGCGGGGAGTGA
- the dapA gene encoding 4-hydroxy-tetrahydrodipicolinate synthase → MTNGESATAVELPFGTVATAMVTPFTADGKLDVDAGVRLANHLVDGGCDALVLAGTTGESPTTTENEKIELMRAVLASVGDRAKIIAGAGSNDTAHSVELARDAARAGAHGLLVVTPYYSRPPQAGLYAHFVAVADATDLPVMLYDIPPRSVVPIETDTLRLLAEHPRIVAVKDAKGDLNAGAELIGTTDLKFYSGDDPLNLPWLSVGAVGFVSVIGHLVPGRLRELHTAFMAGDLERARQINLSMVPIYRAVARLGGVSASKAGLRLLGIDVGEPRLPQVAPVAAQIDALAADLQAAGVL, encoded by the coding sequence ATGACCAATGGTGAATCCGCAACTGCTGTCGAGCTGCCCTTCGGCACCGTCGCCACCGCGATGGTGACCCCGTTCACTGCCGACGGCAAGCTCGACGTGGATGCGGGGGTGCGTCTGGCGAACCACCTCGTCGACGGCGGCTGCGACGCACTGGTACTCGCCGGTACGACCGGTGAGTCGCCCACCACCACGGAGAACGAGAAGATCGAGCTGATGCGGGCCGTGCTCGCATCCGTCGGCGACCGGGCGAAGATCATCGCCGGTGCCGGCAGCAACGACACCGCCCACAGCGTCGAACTCGCCCGCGACGCCGCGCGCGCCGGTGCCCACGGCCTGCTCGTCGTGACGCCCTACTACTCGCGGCCTCCGCAGGCCGGCCTGTACGCCCACTTCGTCGCGGTGGCCGACGCCACCGACCTGCCGGTGATGCTCTACGACATCCCGCCGCGGTCGGTCGTCCCGATCGAGACCGACACCCTGCGCCTGCTCGCCGAGCACCCGCGCATCGTCGCGGTCAAGGACGCCAAGGGCGATCTCAACGCTGGCGCCGAGCTCATCGGCACCACCGACCTGAAGTTCTACTCGGGCGACGACCCGCTGAACCTGCCCTGGCTGTCCGTCGGCGCGGTCGGATTCGTCAGCGTGATCGGTCATCTCGTGCCGGGCCGCCTGCGTGAACTGCACACCGCCTTCATGGCCGGCGACCTCGAGCGCGCCCGCCAGATCAACCTGTCCATGGTGCCGATCTACCGCGCCGTCGCCCGCCTCGGCGGGGTCAGCGCCTCCAAGGCCGGCCTGCGACTGCTCGGCATCGACGTCGGAGAGCCGCGTCTGCCGCAGGTCGCGCCGGTCGCCGCTCAGATCGACGCCCTCGCAGCGGATCTCCAGGCCGCAGGGGTGTTGTGA